CCGTGCAGAGCTGCTTAGGCTGACCGGAGAATGTGGTGGTAAAAAGATCATCCGTTCCCATCCGGACGATGTTTTCACTTATCCGGTTGAAATGCCGGAATTTTTTGTTGATATTGATACAAGGGAGGATTATGCACATGAGAATGTATGACCTGATTGAAAAGAAAAAACTTGGTATGGAACTGACCACAGAAGAGATCCGTTTTATGATAGAGGGATTTACAGATGGTACAATTCCCGATTATCAGATGTCTGCAATGACAATGGCAATCTGTTTTCAGGGAATGAGTAAACGTGAAACAGTTGATCTGACGCTTGCTATGCGTGACAGCGGGGATGTACTTGATCTTTCCTCTATTCCTGGTATCAAAGTTGACAAACACAGTACCGGCGGTGTGGGCGATAAAACATCGCTTGCCCTGACACCGATCGTTGCATCACTTGGAGTTCCGGTTGCAAAAATGTCCGGAAGAGGGCTTGGCCATACCGGCGGAACGATTGACAAACTTGAGAGTTTTCCGGGATTTACGACTGCGCTCCCGGAAGAAACTTTTTTTAAAAATGTCCGTGAGATCGGTATTGCGATCGCAGGCCAGACTGCAAACCTTGCACCGGCAGATAAAAAGTTGTACGCATTGCGGGATGTCACAGCTACCGTCGATCAGATGTCACTGATCGCAAGTTCCATTATGAGTAAAAAATTAGCCTCCGGCAGTGATGCGATCGTACTTGATGTTAAGACCGGCAATGGTGCATTCATGAAGAAATATGAAGATTCCGTTGCACTTGCAAAAGAGATGGTATCAATCGGAACAATGGCAGGAAAAAAGACAGCAGCAGTCATTACTGATATGGATCAGCCACTTGGAAACGCTATCGGAAATGCCATCGAAGTGATCGAGGCGATCGATACTTTAAAAGGCCATGGACCTTCCGATTTTAAAGAAGTAGTCTTTGCACTTGGAGCGCAGATGCTGCTTTTTGCAGAGCGTGCCGGTTCCCATGAGGAGGCTGTAAAACTCATGCAAGACAGCATTGACAGCGGAGCCGCACTTGATAAACTGGCTGAGTTTGTAAAAGCCCAGGGCGGTGATGTATCTTATGTTTACGATACCACAAAATTTCCGGAAACGGCATATTCGATCGACGTCAAAGCAGAATGCAGCGGATATGTGCACCGTATTCTGGCAGAGAATATCGGTATTGCCTGTATGACTCTCGGTGGCGGACGTGAGACAAAGGACAGTAAGATAGATCTTTCCGTCGGTATTTATTTAAAAAAGAAAAA
The Roseburia rectibacter DNA segment above includes these coding regions:
- a CDS encoding pyrimidine-nucleoside phosphorylase, whose translation is MRMYDLIEKKKLGMELTTEEIRFMIEGFTDGTIPDYQMSAMTMAICFQGMSKRETVDLTLAMRDSGDVLDLSSIPGIKVDKHSTGGVGDKTSLALTPIVASLGVPVAKMSGRGLGHTGGTIDKLESFPGFTTALPEETFFKNVREIGIAIAGQTANLAPADKKLYALRDVTATVDQMSLIASSIMSKKLASGSDAIVLDVKTGNGAFMKKYEDSVALAKEMVSIGTMAGKKTAAVITDMDQPLGNAIGNAIEVIEAIDTLKGHGPSDFKEVVFALGAQMLLFAERAGSHEEAVKLMQDSIDSGAALDKLAEFVKAQGGDVSYVYDTTKFPETAYSIDVKAECSGYVHRILAENIGIACMTLGGGRETKDSKIDLSVGIYLKKKNGDQVNTGDTLAVICANDRAKMNTAAEKVLHAYEISNEPKEMQPVVKEYIYE